A window of Coregonus clupeaformis isolate EN_2021a chromosome 28, ASM2061545v1, whole genome shotgun sequence contains these coding sequences:
- the rbfox1l gene encoding RNA binding protein fox-1 homolog 1-like isoform X3 — MVDSYPSDLLLFLSFTWTFCVFFTWILLSLIRFSCLVFSSPLSIPSFSLSPSFVLPSPHRSLSPGGFQAMHHALFSYSDSSALRTARLSPGCPMLPQPSTGRPGQEAGSGDPTLPQVYAQPPSYPPPGQAPPTPAGRLPPLDYSPAHPNSEYQEHHQLRVYQGPQHEGADTLAANSTDDALVPVTSDSQALSVSVSSGGGTGSGSDEEVSGKAQPKRLHVSNIPFRFRDPDLRQMFGQFGKILDVEIIFNERGSKGFGFVTFESAMEADRAREKLNGTIVEGRKVEVNNATARIVTKKPQTPLVNAPGWKINPVMGAMYAPELYTGEFQCEFSVASFPYPVATPTLAYRGSPLRGRGRAVYNTIRSAAAATPTAMPAYPGMSPFSVVYQDGLYGAEVYGGYPAAYRVAQSASAATATYSDGYGRVYAAATDPYHHSVGPTTAYGVGTMASLYRGGYNRFTPY; from the exons ATGGTTGACAGTTATCCTTCTGACTTACTGCTCTTCCTCTCATTCACTTGGACCTTCTGTGTTTTCTTCACTTGGATTCTACTCTCTCTTATTAGATTTTCCTGCCTTGTTTTTTCATCTCCTCTGAGCATACCATCCTTTTCCCTTTCACCCTCTTTTGTCCTCCCATCTCCCCACCGTTCCCTCTCTCCTGGTGGTTTTCAGGCTATGCACCATGCTCTCTTCTCCTACAGTGATTCTTCAGCCTTACGGACTGCCCGTCTATCCCCAGGGTGCCCAATGTTACCCCAGCCTAGTACAG GGAGGCCCGGCCAGGAGGCCGGCAGTGGTGACCCCACCCTCCCCCAGGTCtatgcccagcctccctcatacCCTCCACCAGGACAAGCTCCTCCCACACCTGCAGGCAGACTTCCTCCTCTAGACTATAGTCCCGCCCACCCCAACTCAGAGTACCAGGAGCATCACCAGCTCAGAGTCTATCAGGGCCCACAACACGAAGGGGCTGACACTCTGGCAGCCAATAGCACG GACGATGCCCTGGTTCCGGTGACCTCTGACTCCCAGGCTCTGAGCGTGTCAGTGTCATCAGGGGGCGGAACAGGAAGTGGTAGCGACGAGGAGGTGTCAGGCAAGGCTCAGCCCAAACGCCTCCACGTCTCCAACATCCCCTTCCGCTTCAGAGACCCAGACCTCAGACAGATGTTTGGG CAATTTGGCAAGATCCTGGATGTGGAGATTATCTTTAATGAGAGAGGGTCAAAG GGCTTTGGGTTTGTGACCTTTGAGAGCGCAATGGAAGCAGACCGAGCGAGGGAAAAACTGAACGGAACGATCGTTGAGGGGAGGAAGGTTGAG GTGAACAATGCTACAGCCAGAATAGTCACCAAGAAGCCCCAAACACCTCTTGTGAATG CCCCTGGATGGAAGATCAACCCTGTCATGGGAGCGATGTATGCACCTGAACTCTACACCGGTGAGTTTCAATGTGAGTTTTCGG tTGCCAGTTTCCCCTACCCCGTAGCTACTCCCACCCTGGCCTATCGGGGCTCACCGCTGCGTGGGCGGGGCCGGGCTGTCTACAACACAATTCGCTCAGCTGCTGCAGCCACACCCACTGCCATGCCCGCCTACCCTGG AATGTCTCCTTTCAGTGTGGTGTACCAAGATGGATTATATGGAGCTGAAGTCTAT GGCGGGTATCCTGCAGCGTACAGAGTCGCCCAATCAGCATCCGCTGCCACAGCAACGTACAGTGATGG